Sequence from the Nitrospira sp. SG-bin1 genome:
TCACGCCGCATACGAAGTTCAAGGCGGAGATCTACGTGTTGACGAAGGAAGAAGGGGGACGGCACACGCCGTTCTTCAACGGGTATCGGCCGCAGTTCTACTTCCGGACGACCGACGTGACGGGCATCGTGCAGCTGAATCCGGGGGTGGAGATGGTGATGCCGGGGGACAACGTGAGTGTGACGGCGGAGTTGATCAGTCCGATCGCGATGGATCAGGGGTTGCGGTTTGCCGTGCGCGAGGGCGGCAAGACCGTCGGCTCCGGCGTCGTCACGGAAATCTTAGCTTAAAGCTGAGAGCTGTCAGCTGACAGCTAAGGAGCGATTGCGATGCGAGAAATTATTGATTTGGCCTGCACGACGTGTAAGCAGCGGAATTACTCGTCCATGAAGAACAAGAAAAACGATCCGGATCGGTTGGAGCGAAACAAATTCTGTAAGTTCTGCCGAAAGCATACGCCTCATAAGGAAGTGAAGTAAGCGCTGAGTGCTGAGATATGAGTGTTGAGTATTGGGAGCGGCACGCGAAGCTCAGTCCTCAGCACTCGTTACTCAACACGGAAAAAAGAGGAGGGGCATGGTGTTAATGGCAGCACATCGGTCTCCAAAACCGAGAGTCTGGGTTCAAATCCTAGTGCCCCTGCCACCCCCGAGCTTGCTCGAACGGCCGGTGGTCATCTGTTCTCTGACAGGCGGGTAAGGGCTGGGGCCGGTGTAAGGGAGGGACTTTGCTTGTGCCGGGAGCCCATGAGTCGGAAGCCTCTTAGATGGATGGATAAAGCCTCTCCGGGGTTGTGGGTTTCGGGCAACAGCGAAGTAAACGTAATGTGTATGAGTTTCAGCTTGGCAATCACTGAAAATTTATCACGGTTGAGCACTGGAAGGCAGAGCCACTGATGTTTAAGCGTATGACAGATTCGATTCGACTGTTCGTGACGGACGTGCGGGCGGAGTTGAAAAAAGTGTCCTTTCCCACGCGTGCGGAAACGATCGGTTCGACAACGGTGGTGATCGTGTTTTGTATCTTGATGTCGCTGTACTTGTCCGTCATTGACTCATTCCTTTCATGGTTGGTCGGCAAATTCATTTAAGCCTGCCGGGGACAAGGTAAGGGGAATCCAACGGTAATTCATTGAAGGCCTGAGGGTGGTGCATGACAAAGAACTGGTACGTCATCCATACGTACGCGGGTTTTGAGGGACGAGTGAAGACCAGCCTCATGGAGCGTGCAAATCAAATGGGGCTGGTTGAAAAGGTCGGGCAGGTGCTCGTTCCGACCGAGGACGTGATTGAAATTAAGGACGGGAAGCGACGGACTTCTCGGCGAAAGTTCTTTCCGGGCTATGTCCTCGTGGAGTTGGAGTCCCCGTTGGGAGACGAGACCTTGCAGATGATCAAGGAGACGCCGAAAGTGACGGGGTTTGTCGGCGGAGGGACGGTACCGACGCCCTTGACCAATGAGGAAGTGGAATCCTTGCTCAAGCAGGTCGATGCGGGCCAAGCCGAGCCTCGAGAGCAGGTCAAATTCATTAAAAGCGACAACGTTCGTATCATCGATGGTCCCTTCCTGGGGTTCAACGGGGTGGTCGATGAAGTCGATCAAGACCATAGCCGATTGAAGGTGATGGTGAGCATCTTCGGCCGCTCGACTCCGGTGGAATTGGGGTTCTTGCAGGTAGAACGAATTTAGAAAAAGCTATTAGCCGGCAGTCTTCAGCTTCCAGCTGACAGCTGATCGCTGACTGCTAAGGAGACAGAAATGGCGAAAGAAGTTTCAGCGCAGATTAAATTGCAAATTCCGGCCGGCAAGGCCAATCCGGCTCCTCCTGTCGGCCCCTCGCTGGGTCAGCACGGGGTCAACATCATGGAGTTTTGCAAGCAGTTTAATGCCAGGACTCAAAAAGAAGGGGACAGTATCATTCCGGTCATCATTACAGTCTACAAGGACCGTACCTTCAGTTTCATCATGAAGACCCCTCCGGCCTCTGATCTCCTGAAGAAGGCCGCCGGGATCATCAAGGGGTCCGGTGTTCCACAGAAGGATAAAGTCGGAAAGATCACCAGGCAGCAGTTGAACGACATCGCCCGCAAGAAAATGGGGGATCTCAACGCGGCCGACGTGGACGGGGCAGCCAAAATCATCGAAGGGACCGCTCGTAGCATGGGCATCGTCATTCAAGGCTAATTTCGGGATTGAAGGAGCGTTTGGTTATGGGAAAGAAAATGAATGCGGCGGTCACGAACGTCGAGCCGCGTGTCTATGGATTGCGTGAGGCCGTAGACACCGTGAAACGATCGGCCTATGCGAAATTCGACGAATCGGTCGATCTTGCGCTCAGGCTTGGCATCGATCCGAAGCGATCGGATCAATTGGTTCGAGGGACGGCTTCGCTTCCGCACGGGACGGGGAAAAAGGTCCGCGTCTTGGTATTTGCGAAGGGTGAAAAAGAGCAGGAGGCGAGGCAGGCGGGAGCCGACTATGTCGGAGCCGACGACTTGATGGAAAAAATCAAGGGTGGATGGATGGATTTTGACTGCGCCATTTCCACGCCGGACTTGATGGCTTCCGTAGGAAAGCTCGGGAAAGTGCTCGGCCCTCGAGGGCTCATGCCGAATCCGAAGACCGGCACCGTGACCTTCGAGGTGGGAAAGGCGGTTGCCGATATCCGAAAGGGACGGGTGGAATTCAAGGTTGAGAAGGCGGGCATTGTGCACGTGCCGGTTGGAAAGGTGTCTTTTGATCCTGCCAAGCTGTACGACAATGCCTCGGCCATAATCGAATCCGTCATCAAGGCGAAGCCGGCCTCGTGCAAGGGGCGGTATCTCAAGAGTGCTACGATTTCGAGCACGATGGGGCCCGGCGTAAAACTGGATACCGTTGCGCTGACAAAGCAGTGGAGCTAGGGCCGTTCAGCGTCAATCGTTAATCGTGAATCGTCGAAACGGTTAACAATAACGATAACGACTAACGACGAAAGAGGGAGCGATGAAGAAGGAAGAGAAGGTTACGGCAGTGGCGGAGTTGACTGAAAAATTCGGTCGCGCGCGGCTGGCGATCTTGACCGAATGCGTCGGCCTTCCGGTCAACGAGGTCACCGAGTTGCGCAAACAACTCCGTGGAGCAAAGGCGGAGTATCGGATCGTGAAGAATACGCTCGCGGCTCGCGCCGCAGAGGGGACGACCTTGGCCGGACTTAAGGCGCATCTCAAGGGTCCGACCGGAGTGGTCATCGGCTACGATGATCCGGTGTTGCCGACCAAGGTGCTGAAGGACTTCATCGGCGCTGAGAAACGCGAAGAGAAGATTCGGATGACCGCCGGGGTGTTGGAAGGCAAAATCCTCCAGCCGGCGGAACTGGCCGCCGTTGCGAAGCTGCCGAAGAAGGAAGTGCTTGTTGCCATGTTGCTGTCGGCCATGCAAGGGCCGATTCGTGGTGTCGTGTATACATTGAACGCGGTGTTGTCGAAGTTTGTGCGAGTCATTGCGGCCATTCAGGATAAACGGAAAGGAGAAGGGGACATGCCAGCGACGGAAGGAAAGTTGTCACAGGAGGAATTGATCAAGGCGATCGAGAGCATGAGCGTGCTCGATTTGGCTGAACTGGTGAAGGGGCTTGAGACGCGGTTCGGCGTGACGGCGGCGGCGCCGGTCGCGGTGGCGGCGGCTCCGGCGGCGGGTGGCGGCGCAGCCGCTCCTGCTGAAGAGAAGACGGCGTTCGACGTCATTCTCGCGTCGGCACCGGCCGACAAGAAAATTCAGATCATTAAGGTGGTGCGTGAGCTTACGAGCCTGGGTCTGAAGGAAGCCAAGGATCTCGTGGAGGGTGCGCCGAAGCCGGTCAAGACTGGGGTAGCCAAGGAAGAAGCTGATACGATGAAGAAGAAGCTGGAAGAAAGCGGTGCGAAAGTCGAAGTCAAGTAAGGAAGCGACTTCATCATTAAAGTGCTTTTGGGCTCACTGACAACCGAGGTGTAATCTGGTGCCTCGGGATTTGTCGTGAGTGGTGATTGCTGTTCACCGCCAACCAGTGTGGAGGAGTAGGCATGTCCGAAACGACTCTGCAAGAGTTCGTGGAGCGGAAAGATTTTTCCCGCATTCGAACCAACATCGATATTCCGGATCTGATCGAAATCCAAAAGCGCTCCTATGAAGAGTTCTTGCAGTTCGAGGTGGAGCCGGAGCGTCGAAAGGATCATGGGCTGCAGGCGGCGTTGGCCAGCGTGTTCCCGATTCCCGACTATAACAACACGGCCGTGCTCGAGTTTTCCAGTTACACCTTAGGGGCTCCGAAGTACGACGAGCGCGAATGTCTCGAACAGGGGATGACCTTCGCGGTTCCGTTGAAGCTGCGCGTTCGCCTGGTGGTGCTCGACAAGGAGGACAAGGGGCCTCGCAAGAAAGTGCTCGATGTGCGCGAACAGGAAGTCTACGTCGGTGAATTGCCGCTCATGACCGAGCGGGGGACCTTTATCATCAACGGGACCGAGCGCGTCGTCGTCAGTCAGCTTCACCGATCACCGGGCGCGTCCTTTACCCATGACAAGGGTCGGACCCATGCGAGCGGCAAGGTGTTGTACTCGGCCCGGATTATTCCCTATCGAGGCTCTTGGCTCGATTTTGAGTTCGATGCCAGGGATATTCTCTATGTGCGGATCGATCGCCGCCGGAAAATGCCGGCCACCATTCTCCTGAAAGCCTTTGGTTTCTCGAGCGACGACTTGCTCAAGATGTATTACCCGGTCGAGGAAATTCGCGTGTCGAAGGGCAAGATGTTCCGCAAGTTGGATCCTGAAATCCACCACGGACTTCGATGTTCCACCGAGGTGATGGACAAGGGAGGCAAGGAACCGTTGGTGCGAGAGGGCGCCAGATTGACCAAAGGCCTGATCGCCAAGCTGAAGGCATCCGGCGTGAAAGAGATCCCCTTGCAACCGTCGGAATTGGTCGGACGCGCCATTCTCACGGAATTGGTTGACTCCAAGAAGAACAAGTTGGCGGAAAAGAATCAGCGGTTGACCGCCGAGATTGTGGAGCAGATCGCCGAAAGCGATGTGGAAGAATTCAAGGTCATTTATCTCGATATGGCGACCGCGACGCCCGTGATTCTCGATACCTTGGAGATGGAGAAAATCGGGTCGAAGGAGGAAGCGATGGTGGAAATCTACCGTCGCCTTCGTCCGGGTGAAACGCCCTCCGTCGATACGGCTCGGGCGTTGTTCGACAATCTGTTTCTGAATTCCAAACGTTATGATTTATCTCCGGTCGGCCGACTGAAGCTCAATAAGAAACTTGGACTGGACTTGCCTCTTGAGCAGCGGACTCTGACCGCTCAGGACATCGTCGAAGTCATCCGTTACCTCGTCAATCTGAAGATCGGCAAAGGGGAAATCGACGACATCGATCACTTGGGGAATCGACGCGTGCGATCCGTCGGTGAGCTCCTGGAGAATCAGTTCCGGCTGGGCTTGGTGAGGATGGAGCGAAGCATCAAGGAGCGCATGAATCTCCTCGATATGGAGACCGTCCTGCCGCATGACTTGATCAATGCCAAGCCCGTCGTGGCGGCCGTCAAGGAATTTTTCAGCAGCAGTCAGCTGTCGCAATTCATGGATCAGACCAACCCGCTGGCGGAAATCACGCATAAACGACGTCTGTCGGCCCTTGGACCGGGCGGGCTTACGAGAGAGCGGGCCGGGTTCGAAGTTCGAGACGTGCATCCGTCCCACTACAGTCGTATTTGCCCGATCGAGACGCCGGAAGGCCCCAATATCGGCTTGATCACATCGCTGGCCACCTATGCACGAATCAACCAGTTTGGGTTCATCGAAGCACCGTACCGTAAAGTCGTCAAGGGACGAGTGACCGATGAGATCGAGTTTCTGTCGGCGATCGAGGGCGACAAATACATCATCGCCCAAGCCAACTCCAAAGTGGATGCCTCGGGAAGACTGGTTTCGGAAACCGTCTCTTGCCGTCACGGTGGAGATTTCGTCCTGGCGACTCCGGATAAGATCGAGTACATGGACGTGTCGCCGAAACAAGTGGTGAGCGTCGCGACCGCGCTCGTGCCGTTTTTGGAGCATGACGACGCCAACCGTGCCTTGATGGGGTCCAACATGCAGCGCCAGGCGGTTCCTCTGATAACCTCGGAATCGCCGTTGGTCGGGACTGGGATGGAGGCGGTGGTTGCCCGGGATTCCGGGTACGTCATCCAGGCCCGCCGAGCCGGCGTGGTAGAGAGTGTCGATGCGACACGCATCGTGGTGAGGGCGGATTCGAAGGACGGCAAGAAGGGGAAAGATTCCGGACTGGACGTCTATGACCTCATCAAGTTCCAACGGTCGAATCAAAACACCTGCATTACCCAGACGCCGGTGGTTCGAATCGGCCAGCCCGTCAAGAAGGGGCAGGTGCTTGGAGACGGACCGGCGATTGACCATGGGGAGCTGGCGCTGGGCAAGAACGTCCTTGTGGCGTTCATGCCCTGGGGCGGATACAACTTCGAGGACGCCATCTTGCTCAGTGAAAAATTGGTGCGGGAAGATGCGTTCACGTCGATCCATATCGAGGAGTTTGAAGTCGAAGCCCGTGATACCAAGTTGGGGAAGGAAGATGTCACGCGGGATATCCCCAATGTCGGTGAAGAAGCGCTGAGAAATTTGGATGAAAGCGGGATCATACGTATCGGCGCCGAAGTGAAGCCGGGCGATATTTTGGTGGGGAAGGTGACACCGAAAGGTGAAACCCAGCTAACGCCGGAAGAAAAACTGCTCCGTGCGATCTTCGGTGAAAAGGCCGGTGACGTGAAGGATACCTCGTTGACCGTGCCTCCGGGAGTGGAAGGCATTGTGGTCGACGTCAAAATTTTCTCCCGAAAAGGACTTGACAAGGACGAGCGCTCGAAGAGCATCGAGACCGACGATCAGATGAAGTTGCAGCGGGATCACCACGAAGAGCTGCGGATCATCGACGAAGAAAAGACGAAGAAGATCCGCAAGCTGTTGCTCGGCAAGGTGGTGGGCCGCGATCTGATGGACCCGGAGAGCGGCGACGTCATCTTGAAGAAAAAGGGGAAGCTGACGGCGGAGATTCTCAGGCGACTGCCGGACGACACCGTGCGGCACATCATCCTGAGCGATCCCGATGAGCAAAAAGAGCTGGAAGACGTCGAGCGACGGGCAAAAGAGCAGATCGAAATCCTCCAAACGCTCTACGATGAAAAAGTGGGGCGCCTAAAGCGTGGAGATGAGCTGCCTCCCGGTGTCATCAAGCTCGTCAAGGTCTATATCGCGATGAAGCGCAAAATTCAGGTCGGGGACAAAATGGCCGGCCGACACGGCAATAAGGGAGTCGTATCTCGCGTTTTGCCGGAAGAAGACATGCCCTATCTGCCGGATGGGACCCCGGTGGAAATCGTGTTGAATCCTCTGGGTGTGCCGTCTCGTATGAACGTCGGGCAAATCCTGGAGACCCACCTGGGGTGGGCGGCGAAGGCTTTGGGCATCAAAGTGGCCAGCCCGGTATTCGATGGCGCCGCGGAAAAAGAGATTAAGGACTTGCTGAAAAAGGGGAAACTGCCGGTGAGCGGCCAAGCGCAACTCATCGATGGCAAGACGGGCGAGCCCTTCGGCAATCCGGTCACGGTCGGGTATATGTACGTGCTGAAACTCCACCATCTGGTGGACGACAAGATCCACGCACGGTCTATCGGCCCCTATTCTCTCGTGACCCAGCAGCCGCTCGGCGGCAAGGCGCAGTTCGGCGGCCAGCGATTGGGAGAGATGGAAGTGTGGGCGTTGCAGGCCTATGGGGCGGCGTCCACGCTGCAAGAGTTTCTTACCGTCAAGTCCGACGATGTGCCGGGTCGGTCGCGCATGTATGAAGCGATTGTCAAAGGTGAGCCGTTCCTCGAACCCGGGTTGCCTGAGTCGTTCAACGTGTTGGTCAAGGAATTACAGAGCTTGGGACTCGATGTAGAGTTGGTCAAGACACAAGACTAACCGCTTGTGTGCCGGCTGAACGCCGGCATCAGAGGAGGTCACTACCTTGGAAGGCGTATACACACTGTTTGAAAAACAACGGGATTCGGTGTCGTTCGATTCGATGCGGATTCGCATCGCCTCGCCGGAGAAAATCCGATCCTGGTCGTACGGGGAAGTCAAGAAACCGGAAACCATCAACTATCGATCCTTCAAGCCGGAAAA
This genomic interval carries:
- the rpmG gene encoding 50S ribosomal protein L33 (in Escherichia coli BM108, a mutation that results in lack of L33 synthesis had no effect on ribosome synthesis or function; there are paralogous genes in several bacterial genomes, and a CXXC motif for zinc binding and an upstream regulation region of the paralog lacking this motif that are regulated by zinc similar to other ribosomal proteins like L31; the proteins in this group have the CXXC motif), which gives rise to MREIIDLACTTCKQRNYSSMKNKKNDPDRLERNKFCKFCRKHTPHKEVK
- a CDS encoding protein secE, which encodes MFKRMTDSIRLFVTDVRAELKKVSFPTRAETIGSTTVVIVFCILMSLYLSVIDSFLSWLVGKFI
- a CDS encoding transcription termination/antitermination protein NusG, whose protein sequence is MTKNWYVIHTYAGFEGRVKTSLMERANQMGLVEKVGQVLVPTEDVIEIKDGKRRTSRRKFFPGYVLVELESPLGDETLQMIKETPKVTGFVGGGTVPTPLTNEEVESLLKQVDAGQAEPREQVKFIKSDNVRIIDGPFLGFNGVVDEVDQDHSRLKVMVSIFGRSTPVELGFLQVERI
- a CDS encoding 50S ribosomal protein L11, coding for MAKEVSAQIKLQIPAGKANPAPPVGPSLGQHGVNIMEFCKQFNARTQKEGDSIIPVIITVYKDRTFSFIMKTPPASDLLKKAAGIIKGSGVPQKDKVGKITRQQLNDIARKKMGDLNAADVDGAAKIIEGTARSMGIVIQG
- a CDS encoding 50S ribosomal protein L1, producing MGKKMNAAVTNVEPRVYGLREAVDTVKRSAYAKFDESVDLALRLGIDPKRSDQLVRGTASLPHGTGKKVRVLVFAKGEKEQEARQAGADYVGADDLMEKIKGGWMDFDCAISTPDLMASVGKLGKVLGPRGLMPNPKTGTVTFEVGKAVADIRKGRVEFKVEKAGIVHVPVGKVSFDPAKLYDNASAIIESVIKAKPASCKGRYLKSATISSTMGPGVKLDTVALTKQWS
- the rplL gene encoding 50S ribosomal protein L7/L12 (present in two forms; L12 is normal, while L7 is aminoacylated at the N-terminal serine; the only multicopy ribosomal protein; 4:1 ratio of L7/L12 per ribosome; two L12 dimers bind L10; critically important for translation efficiency and fidelity; stimulates GTPase activity of translation factors) codes for the protein MSQEELIKAIESMSVLDLAELVKGLETRFGVTAAAPVAVAAAPAAGGGAAAPAEEKTAFDVILASAPADKKIQIIKVVRELTSLGLKEAKDLVEGAPKPVKTGVAKEEADTMKKKLEESGAKVEVK
- a CDS encoding DNA-directed RNA polymerase subunit beta — encoded protein: MSETTLQEFVERKDFSRIRTNIDIPDLIEIQKRSYEEFLQFEVEPERRKDHGLQAALASVFPIPDYNNTAVLEFSSYTLGAPKYDERECLEQGMTFAVPLKLRVRLVVLDKEDKGPRKKVLDVREQEVYVGELPLMTERGTFIINGTERVVVSQLHRSPGASFTHDKGRTHASGKVLYSARIIPYRGSWLDFEFDARDILYVRIDRRRKMPATILLKAFGFSSDDLLKMYYPVEEIRVSKGKMFRKLDPEIHHGLRCSTEVMDKGGKEPLVREGARLTKGLIAKLKASGVKEIPLQPSELVGRAILTELVDSKKNKLAEKNQRLTAEIVEQIAESDVEEFKVIYLDMATATPVILDTLEMEKIGSKEEAMVEIYRRLRPGETPSVDTARALFDNLFLNSKRYDLSPVGRLKLNKKLGLDLPLEQRTLTAQDIVEVIRYLVNLKIGKGEIDDIDHLGNRRVRSVGELLENQFRLGLVRMERSIKERMNLLDMETVLPHDLINAKPVVAAVKEFFSSSQLSQFMDQTNPLAEITHKRRLSALGPGGLTRERAGFEVRDVHPSHYSRICPIETPEGPNIGLITSLATYARINQFGFIEAPYRKVVKGRVTDEIEFLSAIEGDKYIIAQANSKVDASGRLVSETVSCRHGGDFVLATPDKIEYMDVSPKQVVSVATALVPFLEHDDANRALMGSNMQRQAVPLITSESPLVGTGMEAVVARDSGYVIQARRAGVVESVDATRIVVRADSKDGKKGKDSGLDVYDLIKFQRSNQNTCITQTPVVRIGQPVKKGQVLGDGPAIDHGELALGKNVLVAFMPWGGYNFEDAILLSEKLVREDAFTSIHIEEFEVEARDTKLGKEDVTRDIPNVGEEALRNLDESGIIRIGAEVKPGDILVGKVTPKGETQLTPEEKLLRAIFGEKAGDVKDTSLTVPPGVEGIVVDVKIFSRKGLDKDERSKSIETDDQMKLQRDHHEELRIIDEEKTKKIRKLLLGKVVGRDLMDPESGDVILKKKGKLTAEILRRLPDDTVRHIILSDPDEQKELEDVERRAKEQIEILQTLYDEKVGRLKRGDELPPGVIKLVKVYIAMKRKIQVGDKMAGRHGNKGVVSRVLPEEDMPYLPDGTPVEIVLNPLGVPSRMNVGQILETHLGWAAKALGIKVASPVFDGAAEKEIKDLLKKGKLPVSGQAQLIDGKTGEPFGNPVTVGYMYVLKLHHLVDDKIHARSIGPYSLVTQQPLGGKAQFGGQRLGEMEVWALQAYGAASTLQEFLTVKSDDVPGRSRMYEAIVKGEPFLEPGLPESFNVLVKELQSLGLDVELVKTQD